A portion of the Algisphaera agarilytica genome contains these proteins:
- a CDS encoding helix-turn-helix domain-containing protein: MAYSIELRQRVLSSIEKGLSKQEIARRFDLSYGTVCLWHKLAQHGITSPGIPGPKKFQPVAAHH, encoded by the coding sequence ATGGCCTACAGCATTGAACTCCGCCAGCGTGTGCTTTCCTCAATCGAAAAAGGACTAAGCAAGCAGGAAATCGCCCGCCGGTTCGACCTGTCCTACGGCACGGTCTGCTTGTGGCACAAGCTCGCCCAACACGGCATCACCTCCCCCGGCATCCCCGGACCCAAAAAATTCCAACCCGTCGCGGCTCACCACTAA